In one Pseudomonas sp. SG20056 genomic region, the following are encoded:
- a CDS encoding efflux RND transporter periplasmic adaptor subunit produces MKIMLWALLSLMATSAWAEEPLDDPLLDISTSVGTERAARGVLRARDQAVLSSELAGRIIEMPYTDGQDFKKGDVLVRFDCSAYQAQLNAAQAAGRAAREELAHKKQLAALNSVGRFEVALAEAKQAQALAETQVYQVQVKRCSVTAPFNGSVVQRRVQPHESVAGGTALLEIVDNRTLEVHLLVPSSWLGRLKPGATFQFTPDETGQPLQVEIKRLGARIDEGSQTLQLIGSLPPETQGLLAGMSGSAQFAEAQ; encoded by the coding sequence ATGAAAATTATGCTTTGGGCACTGCTAAGCCTAATGGCCACTTCAGCGTGGGCGGAGGAGCCACTGGATGACCCTCTGCTCGACATTTCAACTTCAGTAGGTACAGAGCGTGCCGCTCGCGGCGTATTACGTGCCCGCGATCAGGCAGTGCTCTCCAGCGAGCTGGCCGGACGCATCATCGAAATGCCCTACACCGATGGTCAGGACTTCAAGAAGGGTGATGTTCTGGTGCGCTTTGACTGCAGTGCCTATCAGGCCCAGCTCAATGCTGCCCAAGCGGCGGGCCGGGCCGCGCGTGAAGAGCTCGCTCACAAAAAGCAATTGGCAGCCCTGAACTCGGTTGGCCGTTTTGAAGTGGCGCTTGCCGAAGCAAAGCAGGCCCAGGCACTCGCGGAAACACAGGTTTATCAGGTGCAGGTCAAACGTTGCAGCGTCACCGCCCCTTTCAATGGCAGCGTGGTGCAGCGACGAGTGCAACCCCACGAAAGTGTCGCAGGCGGCACGGCCCTGCTGGAGATCGTCGACAACCGCACGCTGGAAGTCCATCTGCTGGTGCCGTCGAGTTGGCTCGGCCGTCTGAAACCCGGTGCGACATTTCAGTTCACTCCGGATGAAACCGGTCAGCCCTTACAGGTCGAAATCAAACGTCTGGGAGCACGCATCGACGAAGGCAGCCAGACCCTGCAGCTGATCGGCAGCCTGCCGCCGGAGACTCAGGGTCTGCTCGCCGGCATGAGTGGCAGCGCACAGTTTGCGGAGGCTCAATGA
- a CDS encoding MerR family transcriptional regulator: protein MLEPSHNDELPVIPGKRYFTIGEVSELCAVKPHVLRYWEQEFPQLNPVKRRGNRRYYQRQDVLMIRQIRALLYDQGFTIGGARQRLSGDEAKDDSTQYKQLIKQMITELEDVLLVLRK, encoded by the coding sequence ATGCTGGAACCAAGTCATAACGACGAACTGCCCGTCATACCCGGCAAGCGCTACTTCACCATTGGTGAAGTTAGTGAACTCTGTGCTGTAAAACCGCACGTGTTGCGTTACTGGGAGCAGGAGTTTCCACAACTCAACCCGGTTAAACGGCGTGGTAACCGCCGCTATTATCAGCGCCAGGATGTACTGATGATTCGGCAGATCCGGGCACTCTTGTACGATCAGGGTTTTACCATTGGAGGGGCGCGCCAGCGCCTTTCTGGTGATGAAGCGAAAGATGACAGCACCCAGTACAAACAGCTGATCAAGCAAATGATTACTGAGCTTGAAGATGTCTTGTTAGTACTTAGAAAATAG
- a CDS encoding IS3 family transposase (programmed frameshift), whose translation MTRRSFSTDFKLEAAGLVLDQGYSIPEACKSMGVGPTALRRWVEQLRSERGGTTPPRSKAMTPEQKRIQDLEAQVRRLEREKEIPKKGYRSLNVGLPRSISLIEVLGERYPRAELCRVFGVHRSSVYDACKRRRRIDHRRIVLRQLATELHLQSRGSAGARTLSAALRIQGVAVGRFLAGRLMKEARLFSSQLRKHRYRRADGENAIAANELDRQFTVSGPNQVWCGDVTYIWAGNRWIYLAAVMDLYARRIVGWALSNRPDSQLTTRALRVAFESRGCPQQLMFHSDQGSHYTSIEFRQMLWRYQIKQSMSRRGNCWDNAPMERFFRSLKTEWMPEHGYTSQGHAEADVLRYLTDYYNHQRPHSYNGCKTPVEAELLAG comes from the exons GTGACCAGAAGATCTTTCAGTACAGATTTCAAACTCGAAGCAGCCGGCCTGGTTCTGGATCAAGGTTATTCAATTCCCGAAGCATGCAAGTCAATGGGCGTAGGCCCGACGGCATTGCGCCGATGGGTAGAGCAACTGCGCAGTGAGCGTGGTGGCACAACCCCGCCGCGCAGTAAGGCCATGACTCCCGAGCAGAAACGCATACAAGACCTTGAGGCCCAGGTTCGGCGTTTAGAGCGGGAGAAAGAGATCC CTAAAAAAGGCTACCGCTCTCTTAATGTCGGACTCCCTCGATCAATAAGCCTGATCGAGGTATTGGGCGAGCGATATCCACGAGCCGAGCTGTGCCGCGTATTTGGCGTACATCGCAGCAGTGTCTACGACGCCTGCAAGCGCCGCCGCCGGATAGATCATCGGCGGATTGTATTGCGCCAGCTGGCCACTGAGCTTCATCTACAAAGTCGAGGCTCAGCTGGGGCAAGAACATTGTCAGCGGCGCTGCGGATACAGGGTGTCGCGGTGGGTCGTTTCCTTGCCGGACGCCTGATGAAAGAGGCCCGGCTGTTCAGTTCGCAATTGCGCAAGCATCGTTATCGGCGGGCTGATGGTGAAAATGCCATCGCGGCGAATGAGCTGGATAGGCAGTTCACAGTGAGCGGCCCCAACCAAGTGTGGTGCGGCGACGTGACCTACATCTGGGCGGGTAATCGCTGGATCTACCTGGCGGCGGTGATGGATCTGTATGCGCGCCGCATCGTGGGCTGGGCGTTGTCCAATCGACCAGACTCGCAACTTACGACGCGCGCTTTGCGCGTGGCGTTTGAGTCCCGTGGTTGCCCGCAGCAGCTGATGTTTCACTCTGACCAAGGCAGCCATTACACCAGCATCGAGTTCCGCCAGATGCTGTGGCGTTACCAGATCAAACAGAGCATGAGCCGCCGTGGCAACTGCTGGGATAACGCCCCAATGGAACGTTTCTTCAGAAGCCTGAAAACGGAGTGGATGCCGGAGCACGGCTATACCAGTCAAGGCCACGCTGAGGCGGACGTGCTGCGCTATCTGACGGACTACTACAACCATCAACGGCCACACAGCTACAACGGATGCAAAACGCCAGTGGAGGCCGAATTACTGGCCGGATAG
- a CDS encoding HlyD family efflux transporter periplasmic adaptor subunit, whose product MQLPALRADLQLSPASPTLDGAPQWTLADPLRGRYFKLGAVAMRLLRHWQLGDTERVLHAANREPGLPLGNSELEELLRFLRGHDLIAALDSEQRESYAGKAAQQHQGLWQKLLHQYLFFRIPLWRPDTFLDRTWPWLNRHGPGLLRYGLPVLLCLGVFLAARDWERFIATFPHLFSLGGAVSFAIALTFAKLCHEFGHAYMAKRAGCRVQSMGLAFMVMLPMFYTDVSDAWRVNDRRSRLLIGAGGVLAELLLACIALLAWSLLPDGPARTAAFMLASATWITTLVINLNPFMRFDGYFLLSDLWDVDNLQGRGFALCRWHLRETLFGYGEPAPEPWSPAMQRKLLIWGYGSWLWRAALFIGIAVAVYHMFFKLLGIFLMLVELAWFIGLPIWREMQEWWQRREQAHPGKSLLLGIALLGLLGILLVPWRSAVEVPALLEASRVSALHAPLAARLKQRHANNGQAVRSGDLLLELESPDLESRLAIVRSEIEILQLQLKRQAGRSETAADSAILEQNLATAVAEYRGLAAQRQRLQLRAPHDGVVRDLPTELISGLWLSPQQPLLRVVAQQVRLRGYLAEESLWRVEPGSSGHFIASADPLRPALAVTLSEVDTTGAAYLDQAALASDHGGPIAVRRDEQQRAQPLQAQYGVHLAPQQALTAPAQPQLGIVILDGRRESILAAIWRRVAALGVRESGF is encoded by the coding sequence ATGCAACTGCCCGCCCTGCGTGCTGATCTGCAATTGTCTCCCGCCAGCCCGACGCTGGACGGCGCACCGCAATGGACCCTCGCCGACCCCTTGCGTGGTCGTTATTTCAAACTCGGCGCTGTCGCTATGCGCTTGCTGCGGCACTGGCAACTGGGCGATACCGAGCGCGTGCTGCACGCCGCAAATCGCGAGCCCGGCCTGCCGCTGGGAAACAGCGAACTGGAGGAGCTGCTGCGGTTTCTCCGTGGCCACGACCTGATTGCCGCCCTCGACAGCGAACAACGGGAGAGTTATGCCGGCAAGGCTGCCCAACAGCACCAAGGGCTGTGGCAGAAGCTGCTGCATCAATATCTGTTCTTCCGTATTCCGCTGTGGCGGCCAGATACCTTTCTCGACCGCACATGGCCCTGGCTCAATCGTCACGGCCCAGGCCTGCTGCGCTATGGGTTGCCCGTGCTGCTGTGCCTGGGGGTATTTCTTGCAGCACGCGACTGGGAACGCTTTATCGCCACCTTCCCGCACCTGTTCAGCCTCGGCGGAGCGGTTTCCTTTGCCATCGCCCTGACCTTTGCCAAGCTCTGCCACGAGTTTGGCCACGCCTATATGGCCAAGCGCGCCGGTTGCCGGGTACAGAGCATGGGGCTGGCCTTTATGGTCATGCTGCCGATGTTCTACACCGACGTCAGCGACGCATGGCGCGTCAACGACCGTCGTTCGCGCCTGCTGATCGGCGCTGGTGGCGTACTTGCCGAACTGTTGCTGGCCTGCATCGCCCTGCTTGCCTGGTCGCTGCTGCCAGATGGCCCAGCACGTACAGCGGCCTTTATGCTGGCCAGCGCCACCTGGATTACCACCTTGGTGATCAACCTCAACCCCTTTATGCGCTTCGACGGCTATTTCCTGCTCAGTGACCTGTGGGACGTAGACAACTTGCAAGGTCGCGGCTTTGCCTTGTGCCGCTGGCACCTGCGCGAGACTTTGTTCGGCTACGGCGAACCCGCGCCAGAACCCTGGTCGCCGGCCATGCAGCGCAAACTGCTGATCTGGGGCTATGGCTCCTGGTTATGGCGCGCCGCGCTGTTTATCGGCATCGCCGTGGCGGTGTACCACATGTTTTTCAAACTACTGGGCATCTTCCTGATGCTGGTAGAACTGGCCTGGTTTATCGGCCTGCCAATCTGGCGTGAGATGCAGGAGTGGTGGCAACGCCGTGAACAGGCGCATCCAGGCAAAAGCCTGCTGCTTGGCATAGCACTGCTGGGGTTACTGGGCATTCTGCTGGTGCCCTGGCGTAGCGCCGTGGAAGTTCCAGCGTTACTTGAAGCCAGCCGAGTCAGTGCGCTACATGCGCCGCTAGCTGCGCGCCTCAAGCAGCGACACGCCAACAATGGCCAAGCGGTGCGCAGTGGCGATCTGCTCTTGGAACTTGAATCCCCTGACCTTGAGTCGCGCCTGGCCATCGTCCGCAGTGAAATCGAGATTCTCCAGTTGCAGCTCAAGCGCCAGGCCGGGCGTAGCGAGACGGCGGCCGATAGCGCCATCCTCGAACAGAACCTGGCCACCGCCGTCGCCGAATACCGCGGGCTCGCCGCTCAGCGCCAACGCCTGCAACTGCGCGCGCCGCACGACGGCGTGGTGCGTGACCTGCCGACAGAGCTGATCTCTGGGCTGTGGTTGTCGCCGCAGCAGCCGCTGCTGCGCGTCGTCGCTCAGCAGGTACGTCTGCGCGGCTACCTGGCAGAAGAATCATTGTGGCGTGTTGAGCCCGGCAGCAGCGGCCACTTTATCGCCAGTGCCGACCCGTTGCGCCCAGCGCTGGCGGTGACGCTCAGCGAGGTGGACACCACCGGTGCTGCCTATCTCGACCAAGCCGCGCTGGCCTCGGATCACGGCGGGCCAATTGCGGTGCGTCGCGACGAGCAGCAACGCGCGCAGCCACTACAGGCCCAGTACGGTGTGCATCTGGCCCCGCAACAGGCGCTAACGGCCCCCGCGCAGCCGCAGCTGGGCATAGTCATACTTGACGGCCGCCGCGAATCCATCCTCGCCGCCATCTGGCGCCGAGTCGCCGCCCTGGGGGTGCGCGAAAGCGGTTTCTAG
- a CDS encoding HlyD family efflux transporter periplasmic adaptor subunit — translation MSAALPGLAERVFAQFLQLERQARAAKNIDSLAYVLANDAQGLFGYRHAALLIAGKVRALTGVSVVEPNAPFVAFVEHAASQLLAQERSTQAQVIPAQSLDAQSQADWQSLSAAAVFWLPLVDKQQQPYGGLWIARDPPWTDAEQALLMQLGDAYSHAWLALQSSKPWRLRWPRKKVIGATLATLLLLLLPVRQSVLAPAQVVPLGGQVVAAPLDGVITEFLVKPNQAVSKGDILLRFDATSIKAQADVAERSLNVAEAELKANSQRAFTDADSSARIDLYAARVEQKRAERDYARELLARSDVRAERDGIAVFADAQRWTGKPVQTGERLMEIAAPDQAELRIELAVADALDFQQGTEIDLFLDSAPLHSHSARLQRSAYEAQQTTSGQLAYRLDATFDQSPPRIGLRGTAKIYGERGPLAFYLLRRPLAALRQTVGL, via the coding sequence ATGAGCGCGGCATTACCAGGTCTGGCTGAACGGGTCTTCGCGCAGTTCCTGCAACTCGAACGCCAGGCCCGCGCGGCAAAGAACATCGATAGCCTGGCCTATGTTCTGGCCAATGACGCCCAAGGCCTATTCGGCTATCGCCATGCAGCCCTGCTGATTGCCGGCAAGGTGCGTGCCCTGACCGGCGTCAGCGTGGTTGAGCCTAACGCTCCGTTTGTTGCCTTTGTCGAACACGCTGCCAGTCAGCTTCTTGCACAGGAGCGCTCGACACAGGCGCAGGTCATTCCTGCGCAGTCATTGGATGCGCAATCCCAGGCTGACTGGCAGAGCCTGTCGGCGGCAGCCGTGTTCTGGTTGCCGTTAGTGGATAAACAGCAACAACCATATGGCGGGCTGTGGATTGCCCGCGACCCCCCCTGGACTGACGCCGAACAGGCGCTGCTGATGCAATTGGGCGATGCCTACAGCCATGCCTGGCTGGCATTGCAATCTAGTAAACCCTGGCGTTTGCGCTGGCCGCGCAAGAAGGTCATAGGTGCCACGCTCGCTACCTTGCTGCTGTTATTACTACCGGTGCGCCAATCAGTCCTGGCCCCGGCGCAAGTGGTTCCCTTGGGCGGCCAGGTGGTAGCCGCGCCGCTGGACGGGGTGATTACCGAGTTCCTGGTCAAGCCCAACCAGGCGGTGAGTAAAGGCGACATCCTGTTGCGCTTCGATGCCACCAGCATCAAGGCCCAGGCTGATGTAGCCGAACGCAGCCTGAATGTTGCCGAGGCGGAGCTAAAAGCCAATAGCCAGCGGGCTTTTACCGACGCCGACTCGAGCGCACGGATTGACCTGTACGCCGCCCGTGTGGAACAGAAACGTGCCGAGCGCGACTATGCCCGTGAGTTGCTGGCACGCAGTGATGTACGCGCCGAACGCGATGGTATTGCAGTATTCGCCGATGCCCAGCGCTGGACCGGCAAGCCGGTACAAACCGGCGAGCGACTGATGGAGATCGCCGCTCCTGATCAGGCCGAACTGCGCATCGAGCTGGCCGTGGCCGATGCCCTGGACTTCCAACAGGGCACCGAAATCGATCTATTCCTCGACAGCGCCCCCCTGCATAGCCACTCCGCGCGCCTGCAACGCAGTGCTTACGAAGCGCAGCAGACAACCAGCGGCCAGCTTGCCTATCGTCTGGATGCCACGTTTGATCAGTCTCCACCGCGGATCGGTCTGCGCGGCACGGCAAAAATCTATGGCGAACGCGGCCCACTGGCGTTCTATTTATTGCGTCGTCCGCTTGCCGCGCTGCGCCAGACGGTAGGTCTGTAA
- the ihfA gene encoding integration host factor subunit alpha, whose amino-acid sequence MGALTKAEMAERLYEELGLNKREAKELVELFFEEIRQALELNEQVKLSGFGNFDLRDKRQRPGRNPKTGEEIPITARRVVTFRPGQKLKARVEAYAGTKS is encoded by the coding sequence ATGGGGGCTCTGACGAAAGCTGAGATGGCGGAACGTCTGTATGAAGAGCTGGGCCTGAATAAACGGGAAGCCAAGGAGTTGGTGGAGCTGTTCTTTGAGGAGATCCGCCAAGCGCTGGAGCTCAACGAACAGGTCAAGCTCTCGGGGTTCGGTAACTTTGATCTGCGCGATAAGCGTCAGCGCCCCGGTCGCAATCCAAAAACAGGAGAGGAAATTCCGATCACGGCTCGCCGTGTCGTAACTTTCCGTCCAGGCCAGAAACTTAAAGCCAGGGTCGAGGCGTATGCTGGAACCAAGTCATAA